The Brevibacillus brevis genome contains a region encoding:
- a CDS encoding ArsR/SmtB family transcription factor, producing the protein MNDMYSIRVEWSPAYECIISLYTYIYEKERKHYLLGSAWKEETKQKLPASFADELADERWEVLHRLVLLVAQSPQTKSVEEFLGWLESIPPGEIYERLAPWVETIPLNLGEIRDHSLSLLTRWNEHYFSKVDSRILESLQRRADELTVRAKETPPIDLVDHVTNGIWIEPMSDLREVVLIPQYHCAHSSVLDFYRGLATCMYPVKDAATTKPQPLLELLPITQCLADEKRLQILRCLAKKTCTLGELQKQVSLAKSTVHHHVTALRRAGLIRAHYTGSTTISYYSLREAFVERLPVLLRSFFHASE; encoded by the coding sequence ATGAATGATATGTATTCGATTAGAGTAGAATGGTCTCCTGCGTATGAATGTATCATTAGCCTCTACACTTACATTTACGAAAAGGAGCGCAAGCATTATTTGCTTGGTTCTGCTTGGAAAGAGGAGACAAAACAAAAGCTCCCGGCGTCTTTTGCAGATGAACTCGCAGATGAACGCTGGGAGGTGCTCCACCGTTTGGTGCTGCTGGTAGCGCAATCGCCCCAGACCAAATCCGTTGAAGAATTTCTTGGGTGGCTGGAGAGCATCCCTCCCGGTGAAATTTATGAGCGCCTCGCGCCATGGGTGGAGACAATCCCGCTGAACCTGGGGGAAATCCGTGATCACAGCCTATCGTTGCTTACCCGGTGGAATGAACATTATTTTTCGAAAGTGGACTCACGCATTTTGGAGAGTCTGCAACGGAGAGCCGATGAGCTGACAGTCCGCGCCAAAGAAACGCCTCCTATCGATTTGGTCGATCATGTTACGAACGGTATCTGGATTGAGCCGATGTCAGATTTGCGCGAGGTTGTACTGATCCCGCAATATCATTGTGCCCATTCTTCTGTTCTCGACTTTTATCGGGGGCTTGCCACTTGCATGTACCCTGTCAAAGATGCGGCAACGACAAAACCACAGCCGCTCCTGGAGCTGTTGCCCATCACACAGTGCCTAGCGGATGAGAAGCGCCTGCAAATCTTGCGCTGCCTGGCAAAAAAGACGTGCACTCTAGGTGAATTACAGAAGCAAGTATCACTGGCAAAAAGCACCGTCCATCATCATGTAACGGCGTTGCGCAGAGCGGGGCTGATTCGTGCTCACTACACGGGAAGTACGACGATTTCCTACTACAGTCTGCGAGAAGCCTTCGTCGAGCGTCTCCCGGTCTTGCTTCGTTCCTTCTTCCATGCATCAGAGTAA
- a CDS encoding metal-dependent hydrolase codes for MDTGSHLLLGVTLAGLAHITPAVAHDPALAQALMVATVVGSHAPDFDTVARLRGISFYIRFHRGITHSIPALFLWPLIISLPLAWGFGLMGQFGILYGWTLLAVVLHVFLDMLNAYGVQCIRPISRRWVHLDVLAIFEPLVFAVHLAAAIWWIAFNGDPSVLFPIAYGMTLLYIGVRAWQHHRNVKRVARALETRGISHVFPSIHPFHWRFVVETEELFYTGRIEYARVILEDVYPKQQRDAIIQATVGVDGVRAFLGFAQRIHVTWKEIADGYEVTWSDVRFWYNRKLPFGVDVVLDRDLNVVDHRLGWRKKAWDPPFV; via the coding sequence ATGGACACTGGCAGTCATCTTTTGTTGGGTGTCACACTGGCGGGCTTAGCCCATATCACGCCGGCAGTGGCACATGATCCGGCGCTTGCTCAGGCGCTGATGGTCGCAACGGTAGTGGGATCTCATGCCCCGGATTTCGACACTGTGGCCAGACTTCGCGGTATTTCTTTTTACATTCGCTTTCATCGGGGAATTACTCATTCGATTCCCGCCTTGTTTCTGTGGCCCCTTATCATCAGTCTTCCTCTTGCCTGGGGGTTTGGTCTCATGGGACAGTTCGGGATTTTGTACGGATGGACGCTGTTGGCCGTTGTGCTGCATGTATTTCTCGATATGTTAAACGCCTATGGAGTTCAATGCATTCGTCCTATTAGCAGGCGCTGGGTGCATTTGGATGTACTCGCGATTTTTGAGCCACTGGTGTTCGCGGTTCATCTGGCAGCGGCGATATGGTGGATAGCTTTTAACGGAGATCCCAGCGTGTTATTTCCGATAGCGTATGGCATGACGCTCCTGTATATTGGCGTGCGGGCTTGGCAGCATCACCGTAACGTCAAGCGGGTAGCAAGGGCATTGGAAACAAGAGGCATATCCCATGTTTTCCCGAGCATACATCCTTTTCACTGGCGATTCGTCGTAGAGACGGAGGAACTGTTTTACACAGGGAGAATCGAGTATGCACGTGTAATACTGGAGGATGTGTATCCGAAACAGCAGCGTGATGCAATTATTCAGGCTACAGTCGGTGTGGACGGAGTTCGTGCTTTTCTCGGATTTGCTCAACGCATCCACGTCACGTGGAAGGAGATTGCCGACGGTTATGAAGTCACGTGGAGCGATGTGCGCTTTTGGTACAACCGCAAGCTGCCATTTGGCGTAGATGTTGTCTTGGACCGTGATTTGAACGTTGTTGATCATCGGTTGGGCTGGCGAAAAAAAGCGTGGGACCCGCCGTTTGTATAA
- a CDS encoding M3 family oligoendopeptidase, with product MTKALPQRWDMDVIFPGGSESEDFRAFLGTLEGDIANLKARLEQSGAGLHETAAFKEVVTHVQSIAVRVRQAGAFISCLTAQNVKDEPAKLMGGRVKSISAAFGAVLTRWEEQLLAIEAAAWEKLLADEELQPLAFVLNERRRRAQEKLSPEQEVLANDLAVDGYHAWQDLYNAVVGRMTIEVEVNGETKQMSVGQASNLMSSPDRAVRAQVFEKWKEAWGKETELCAQALNHLGGFRLSLYRHRGWDSVLREPLDIGRMQEKTLDAMWQAIENRKDRLVAYLERKAKLLGVDKLSWYDVGAPVGKVHKEVSYDEAAALIVEHFNRFNPSMAEFAQKAFDEGWIEAEDRPGKRPGGFCTSFPVSKQSRVFMTYAGSASNVSTLAHELGHAYHQQVMWDLPALNQNYAMNVAETASTFAEMILADAAVKNAANDDEKLVLLEDKLQSIVAFFMNIHARFIFEKNFYEKRKEGLVSAADLDRIMEEAQKQAYNGALADYEPHFWASKLHFYITSYPFYNFPYTFGYLFSMSVYARALEEGESFAPKYDALLQDTGRLMVEDLAKKHLGEDMTTVEFWQKAVDLAVADIDEFLRLTEEA from the coding sequence ATGACAAAAGCATTGCCACAACGCTGGGATATGGATGTGATTTTTCCTGGTGGGAGTGAATCGGAGGATTTTCGGGCGTTTTTAGGGACTTTGGAAGGGGATATTGCGAACCTGAAAGCACGGTTGGAGCAATCTGGCGCTGGTTTGCATGAGACAGCGGCTTTCAAGGAAGTTGTCACTCATGTCCAAAGCATTGCCGTGCGTGTGAGACAAGCAGGTGCATTCATTTCCTGCCTGACTGCTCAAAATGTAAAAGATGAGCCAGCCAAGCTGATGGGTGGTCGTGTGAAGAGTATCTCGGCTGCGTTTGGTGCAGTATTGACGCGCTGGGAAGAACAGCTGCTGGCTATTGAAGCGGCTGCATGGGAGAAGCTGTTGGCAGACGAAGAATTGCAACCGCTTGCTTTTGTACTGAATGAGCGCCGCCGCCGTGCACAGGAAAAGCTGTCGCCTGAACAAGAAGTGCTGGCAAACGATTTAGCTGTAGACGGGTATCACGCTTGGCAAGATTTGTACAATGCGGTCGTAGGACGTATGACCATTGAGGTTGAGGTCAATGGAGAGACGAAGCAGATGTCTGTCGGGCAAGCTTCTAATCTGATGAGCAGTCCTGATCGAGCTGTACGTGCCCAAGTATTTGAAAAGTGGAAAGAAGCCTGGGGCAAGGAAACGGAGCTGTGCGCGCAGGCGCTGAATCACTTGGGTGGTTTCCGTCTCTCTCTGTACCGACATCGCGGCTGGGATTCCGTCCTGCGTGAGCCGCTGGATATTGGACGGATGCAGGAAAAAACACTCGATGCGATGTGGCAGGCCATCGAAAATCGCAAGGATCGTCTGGTTGCCTACCTGGAGCGCAAGGCAAAGCTGCTCGGTGTAGACAAGCTGAGCTGGTACGATGTAGGAGCTCCAGTCGGTAAGGTACATAAAGAAGTGTCTTACGATGAAGCAGCTGCCCTGATCGTTGAGCATTTCAACCGCTTCAATCCGAGCATGGCTGAGTTTGCGCAAAAGGCATTCGATGAAGGCTGGATCGAGGCAGAGGATCGTCCTGGCAAGCGCCCAGGCGGATTCTGCACGAGCTTCCCAGTCAGCAAGCAGTCCCGCGTGTTCATGACGTATGCGGGAAGCGCAAGCAATGTATCCACACTGGCACATGAGCTGGGGCATGCATATCATCAGCAAGTCATGTGGGATTTGCCGGCGCTTAACCAAAACTACGCGATGAACGTAGCGGAAACAGCATCGACCTTCGCAGAGATGATCCTCGCTGACGCTGCTGTGAAAAATGCAGCCAATGATGATGAGAAACTGGTGCTCTTGGAAGATAAGCTGCAATCCATTGTCGCGTTTTTCATGAACATCCACGCTCGCTTTATTTTCGAGAAAAACTTCTATGAGAAGCGCAAAGAAGGTCTTGTTAGCGCGGCTGATCTCGACCGAATCATGGAAGAGGCGCAAAAGCAAGCGTACAACGGAGCTTTGGCAGATTACGAGCCGCACTTCTGGGCATCCAAGCTGCATTTCTATATCACGTCGTATCCGTTCTACAACTTCCCGTACACATTCGGGTACTTGTTCAGCATGAGTGTCTATGCGCGTGCGCTTGAAGAAGGCGAGAGCTTCGCACCGAAATACGATGCACTGCTCCAAGATACGGGCCGCCTGATGGTAGAAGACTTGGCGAAGAAGCATCTCGGCGAGGATATGACGACAGTCGAGTTCTGGCAAAAAGCTGTTGATCTGGCTGTGGCAGACATCGACGAATTCCTGCGCCTGACAGAAGAAGCATAA
- a CDS encoding MBL fold metallo-hydrolase, whose amino-acid sequence MFNFFTWVGSIMGVLTLGLIAYVAYRYWYHMGQLPKPEFRYLDTKKPVPADWSHDEVTFTWIGHSTILLNMFGTKILTDPVLGEKLGIKLAGVHFGPKRFTPPALDFAEIGEVDIILLSHAHLDHVDLPTLQKIANRSTHVITAHQTSKLFKHMPFGSYEEMQPGEVITTKEGMTITAIPVRHWGNRFPWNHEYGYNGYMIEKNGVRILYPGDTAYISMENLPKQFGAIDLVFMPIGAYKPDSYQAAHCTPEQAWQMFKETQAKWLVPIHWNTFVLSREPVDEPFERLLAAAGDERDRIVVEKQGETFSIPVQ is encoded by the coding sequence ATGTTCAACTTTTTTACATGGGTAGGCTCCATCATGGGGGTACTCACACTCGGATTGATTGCCTATGTGGCTTACCGCTACTGGTACCATATGGGACAGCTTCCGAAGCCGGAGTTTCGTTATCTGGACACGAAAAAACCAGTGCCTGCCGACTGGAGTCATGATGAGGTTACGTTTACATGGATCGGCCACTCGACGATTCTGTTGAATATGTTTGGTACGAAAATACTGACAGATCCGGTTTTGGGCGAGAAGCTCGGGATTAAGCTTGCTGGTGTCCATTTTGGTCCCAAGCGTTTTACACCTCCTGCCCTCGACTTTGCTGAAATTGGCGAGGTAGATATCATCTTGCTATCGCATGCCCATTTGGATCATGTCGATCTGCCTACTTTGCAGAAAATAGCGAATCGCTCCACACATGTCATTACGGCGCACCAGACGAGCAAGCTGTTCAAGCATATGCCATTTGGTTCGTATGAGGAAATGCAGCCGGGAGAAGTCATTACTACCAAAGAAGGAATGACGATTACTGCGATTCCTGTTCGCCATTGGGGCAACCGCTTTCCATGGAATCATGAATATGGCTACAACGGCTATATGATTGAGAAAAATGGCGTGCGCATCCTCTATCCAGGTGATACTGCTTATATCTCCATGGAAAATTTGCCGAAACAATTCGGGGCTATCGATCTGGTGTTCATGCCGATTGGCGCCTACAAGCCAGACTCGTATCAAGCAGCGCATTGTACGCCAGAGCAAGCATGGCAAATGTTCAAGGAGACCCAAGCCAAGTGGCTGGTACCTATTCATTGGAATACGTTTGTGCTCTCACGTGAGCCTGTTGATGAGCCGTTCGAGCGTCTGTTGGCAGCAGCGGGGGACGAGAGGGACAGGATTGTTGTTGAAAAACAAGGGGAGACGTTTTCAATCCCTGTTCAATAG
- a CDS encoding Crp/Fnr family transcriptional regulator yields the protein MILHKGEVLFRQGESGPLYHLKSGLLKIVRVHADGALTLVNIIVPDEIIPHHSLMSPNPYYGTAIALVTCEVEVLSAPDWYRHLDDNPEKCRDIALQLQGKLRMMQQRIDQLTEVSPAEKLRKLQLWFQTFIPVASLSDLLTQDEIGQLIGLRRETVNRLLRAQAANRE from the coding sequence ATGATCCTGCACAAGGGAGAAGTTTTGTTTCGACAAGGAGAATCTGGACCGCTCTATCATTTGAAGAGCGGTCTGTTAAAAATCGTTCGGGTACATGCAGACGGAGCATTGACGCTGGTTAACATCATCGTTCCGGATGAGATCATTCCGCATCATTCGTTGATGAGCCCGAATCCCTATTACGGGACAGCAATCGCTCTCGTGACCTGTGAGGTCGAAGTACTGTCTGCCCCGGATTGGTATCGCCATCTGGATGACAATCCTGAAAAATGTCGTGATATCGCGTTACAGCTGCAAGGGAAGCTGCGGATGATGCAGCAGCGTATCGACCAACTGACCGAAGTCTCTCCTGCTGAAAAGCTTCGCAAGCTCCAGCTTTGGTTTCAGACATTTATCCCTGTCGCTTCGCTTTCGGATTTGCTGACTCAGGATGAAATCGGTCAGCTCATCGGGCTTCGCCGCGAGACGGTAAATCGGCTGCTGCGCGCTCAAGCTGCGAATCGCGAGTAA
- the hmpA gene encoding NO-inducible flavohemoprotein, with protein MLSQKTIEIIKSTVPVLEVHGTAITKRFYQMMFAKHPELLNIFNHANQKQGRQQMALANAVYAAALYIDKLESILPVVKQIGHKHRSLGVKAEHYPIVGENLLAAIKDVLGDAATDEILQAWAEAYGVIADAFISVEHEMYEQASGQTGGWVDFREFIVQRKVKESDVITSFYLVPADGQPISSFEPGQYVSVKVELPGEQFTHIRQYSLSDAPGNAYYRISVKREDAMQDKPAGKVSVYLSEEVKEGDSLQLSAPAGDFTLQQEDSRPVVLLSGGVGLTPMISMLNTLINSGTDRPITFIHAAKNGNVHAMKPAVEELAAKHPLLSVHWCYTQPTEQDRLNGAFQKEGYIDLPWLQKVIDTKEASYYFCGPIPFMKTINGALLEWGVPAADIHYEFFGPAATLA; from the coding sequence ATGTTAAGCCAAAAAACCATTGAAATTATAAAATCAACCGTTCCTGTGCTAGAGGTGCACGGAACTGCTATTACAAAACGTTTTTATCAAATGATGTTTGCCAAGCACCCTGAGCTTCTCAATATTTTCAACCACGCTAATCAAAAGCAGGGAAGACAGCAAATGGCTTTGGCCAATGCGGTGTATGCTGCGGCATTGTATATTGATAAGCTGGAATCGATTTTGCCAGTGGTGAAGCAGATTGGACATAAGCACCGCAGCTTGGGAGTGAAGGCTGAACACTACCCAATCGTTGGGGAAAACCTGCTTGCTGCGATCAAAGATGTACTTGGCGATGCCGCTACGGACGAGATTTTACAGGCGTGGGCGGAAGCGTATGGCGTCATTGCAGATGCTTTCATCAGTGTAGAACATGAAATGTATGAACAGGCAAGCGGTCAGACTGGAGGATGGGTAGATTTTAGAGAGTTTATCGTCCAACGCAAGGTGAAGGAAAGTGACGTGATTACTTCCTTTTATCTGGTTCCGGCGGATGGTCAACCGATTTCCAGCTTTGAGCCAGGGCAATATGTCAGCGTCAAGGTAGAATTACCGGGCGAGCAATTTACACACATTCGCCAGTACAGTCTCTCTGATGCGCCAGGGAATGCGTACTACCGCATTTCTGTCAAACGCGAGGACGCGATGCAAGATAAGCCGGCAGGAAAAGTATCCGTCTATTTGTCAGAGGAAGTGAAGGAAGGAGATAGCCTGCAGCTGTCTGCTCCGGCTGGAGATTTTACCTTACAGCAAGAGGACAGCCGTCCGGTTGTGCTGCTCAGTGGCGGTGTAGGATTGACCCCAATGATCAGCATGCTGAACACACTGATCAATTCGGGAACAGACCGTCCGATCACCTTCATTCACGCAGCAAAAAACGGAAATGTGCATGCCATGAAGCCGGCAGTAGAGGAGTTGGCCGCAAAACATCCACTGCTTTCTGTTCACTGGTGCTATACACAGCCGACTGAACAAGATCGATTGAACGGTGCTTTTCAGAAAGAAGGATATATCGACTTGCCATGGCTGCAAAAGGTCATCGATACAAAAGAGGCGAGCTACTATTTTTGTGGTCCAATTCCATTCATGAAGACGATCAACGGTGCTCTGTTGGAATGGGGAGTGCCAGCTGCCGATATTCATTATGAGTTCTTTGGCCCGGCAGCGACCTTGGCATAA
- the mobB gene encoding molybdopterin-guanine dinucleotide biosynthesis protein B produces MVKPPCVLQIVGYSNSGKTTLLTKLIPILEQAGIRVGVIKHDGGHDFEWDQPGKDTWRYREAGASLVAITSKTKTAIVEQKPQELSVLIQRLADAGAQLVLVEGFKREGYPKLVLLRRSEDEELLSIVTDLVGIVGWSDNRQPGLPFFDINDIDNLAKFVRERVSGWYFKTD; encoded by the coding sequence ATGGTCAAGCCACCTTGTGTTTTGCAGATTGTCGGTTATTCGAACAGTGGCAAGACGACGCTGCTCACCAAGCTCATTCCGATTCTCGAACAGGCAGGGATAAGGGTCGGGGTCATCAAGCATGATGGCGGACACGATTTTGAGTGGGATCAGCCAGGGAAGGACACCTGGCGTTATCGTGAAGCCGGAGCTTCGCTGGTTGCGATCACATCCAAAACGAAAACGGCCATCGTGGAGCAAAAGCCGCAGGAGCTGTCCGTCCTTATCCAGCGCTTGGCAGATGCTGGGGCCCAGCTCGTTTTGGTAGAAGGCTTCAAGCGTGAAGGCTATCCTAAGCTCGTACTGCTTCGCAGGTCAGAAGATGAGGAGCTCTTATCGATCGTTACTGATTTGGTAGGGATCGTAGGTTGGTCAGACAATCGTCAGCCGGGGTTGCCCTTTTTCGATATAAATGACATAGACAACTTGGCCAAGTTTGTAAGGGAACGGGTATCTGGTTGGTATTTCAAAACTGATTAG
- a CDS encoding molybdopterin molybdotransferase MoeA has translation MRFSRQTLSVEEAMSKLLAKLLTGRTEQVQIGEAYGRILASDLRATYDLPHFDRSPLDGFAVRAADTVGASVDHPITLTVLETVAAGQVPTREWKKGHATRIMTGAMMPAGADAVIMFEQTYNPAEEADTVRIKREMKPGENVSRRGEEMATGTIIARAGERINAGTLASLATFGYSQVEVFCKPRVGLISTGSELLEIDQPLAPGKIRNSNTVMLTALIAEAGGIPVSFSRLPDDLAVAKAKISECLRGVDLVISSGGVSVGDFDVIAALVDEPEVELLFNRIAIRPGSPTTAMIMEGKPFIALSGNPGACFLGFELFARAAIRRISGEAHVVQQVIKARLGVDYTKPCPYPRYLRGRLLEKDGVLHAIPDFNEKAGNLGTLKDSECFMIIPAGGSGQKAGELVDVLTHAAPTWRREG, from the coding sequence ATGCGTTTTTCGCGACAAACACTCTCGGTTGAAGAAGCGATGAGCAAGCTGTTGGCAAAATTGCTGACAGGGAGAACGGAACAAGTGCAGATCGGGGAGGCATACGGGCGGATACTGGCCTCTGATCTACGTGCAACATACGATTTGCCGCACTTTGACCGCTCGCCGCTGGATGGGTTTGCCGTGAGAGCTGCGGATACGGTTGGGGCCTCCGTTGACCACCCGATTACGCTAACAGTGCTAGAGACGGTTGCGGCTGGGCAAGTACCTACTAGAGAATGGAAAAAGGGCCATGCTACGCGGATCATGACAGGTGCGATGATGCCTGCGGGTGCGGATGCGGTCATCATGTTTGAGCAAACGTACAACCCAGCGGAAGAGGCGGATACGGTACGGATCAAGCGGGAGATGAAGCCTGGGGAAAACGTATCTCGTCGCGGTGAAGAGATGGCGACAGGAACGATCATTGCCAGGGCGGGCGAGCGGATCAACGCAGGTACTCTCGCCAGCTTGGCTACGTTTGGCTATTCGCAGGTCGAGGTTTTCTGCAAGCCGCGTGTCGGTCTGATTTCGACTGGAAGCGAGCTGTTGGAGATTGATCAGCCGCTTGCCCCAGGCAAAATTCGCAACAGTAATACGGTGATGCTGACTGCCTTGATTGCTGAGGCAGGGGGCATCCCTGTTTCGTTTTCAAGACTGCCGGATGATCTGGCTGTGGCAAAGGCGAAAATCAGTGAATGCTTGCGGGGCGTGGATCTGGTCATTTCAAGCGGCGGTGTGTCCGTTGGGGATTTTGATGTGATCGCGGCTTTAGTGGATGAGCCTGAGGTGGAGCTTCTGTTCAATCGGATTGCGATACGTCCAGGAAGTCCGACGACAGCCATGATCATGGAAGGCAAGCCTTTTATTGCCCTATCAGGTAATCCGGGGGCCTGTTTTCTCGGGTTTGAGCTATTTGCGCGAGCAGCCATTCGTCGCATCTCGGGAGAAGCCCATGTAGTGCAACAGGTGATTAAGGCGAGACTTGGCGTCGATTATACGAAGCCTTGTCCATACCCGCGTTACCTGCGAGGGAGGCTCCTCGAAAAAGACGGGGTTTTGCACGCGATCCCTGATTTCAATGAAAAGGCAGGGAATCTTGGGACATTGAAGGACAGCGAATGCTTTATGATCATACCAGCCGGGGGAAGCGGGCAAAAAGCAGGAGAGCTAGTTGATGTTCTCACGCATGCCGCCCCAACCTGGAGAAGAGAGGGATAG
- a CDS encoding FdhF/YdeP family oxidoreductase: protein MGKTKHGGPIKLDTSWKPSLWASLMPMGLGKIKPHHIRDTMKVAYDNRDNLGYAYRILTQGVCDGCALGVSGLYDQTLTGPHLCTTRLNVLRLNTMPAMDAKWFEDVNALRTLSSEELRKLGRIPYPLSRKPGENKFTRISWDEALNRIARKIKNISPKQLAFFLTARGITNEVYYTAAKMARFLGTNNIDNASRICHSPSKTALKRSVGIGASSCNYQDWIGTDVLVFWGSVPGNNQPVSTKYMYAAKKAGTKIILINPYREPAMEKYWIPSVPDSALFGTKIADDFYQVNIGGDIAFMNGVMKIWFEMEEAKPGSAINHEFIKEHANGIEELRKHVMNESWEKIVESSGLSRERIKEFAQLLANSQNGVFVWSMGLTQHKFGTDNISQVANLAILRGFLGRKHTGLMPIRGHSGVQGSGEMGADPFSLPGGDFEEKSWNRIEKIWNFPIPKWQGDIVGISLENAVLPDGHERKTRLFYTSGGNFLETMPDPDFMQKCLESIEVRVHQDIIFNTSTLVDAKEEVIVLPAMTRYEQPGGGTSTSTERMVYFSAEVEGPRIEEARSEWEIYVDLAARVNPEKKHLMHFSSAAEIRAEIALANPNYDGIQHLKNRGDVFQWGGAWLCEGGVCPTPDGRANLIPIEIPDLNKPEGHFYVTTRRGKQFNSMIYSKKDPFNNADRYDILINAEDAKELRIAEGENIVVYNKYGTFQGRAKFEDTRRGNIQVHWPEGNVLIPKGVYETYAGIPEYNTAVKVEKADTFHANKDLKYVEREVEDLEVNVG, encoded by the coding sequence ATGGGCAAGACCAAGCATGGCGGACCAATTAAGCTGGATACTTCGTGGAAGCCTTCCTTATGGGCTTCACTAATGCCGATGGGACTCGGAAAAATCAAGCCGCATCACATTCGCGATACGATGAAGGTGGCCTATGACAATCGCGATAATTTGGGTTATGCCTATCGCATTTTGACGCAAGGGGTATGTGATGGCTGCGCCCTCGGCGTATCCGGTCTCTACGATCAGACGTTGACTGGTCCGCATTTGTGCACCACGCGACTGAACGTATTGCGTCTCAATACCATGCCTGCCATGGATGCCAAATGGTTTGAAGACGTGAACGCGCTGCGCACGCTGTCCAGCGAAGAATTGCGCAAGCTGGGTAGAATTCCGTATCCGCTTTCAAGAAAGCCAGGCGAAAACAAGTTCACCCGCATCAGCTGGGATGAAGCGTTGAACCGCATCGCGAGAAAAATCAAAAACATCAGCCCGAAACAGTTGGCCTTTTTCTTGACCGCTCGTGGAATTACCAACGAGGTATACTACACGGCTGCTAAAATGGCTCGTTTCCTCGGAACCAACAACATCGACAACGCATCGCGTATTTGTCACTCGCCGAGTAAGACAGCATTGAAGCGTTCGGTTGGAATAGGTGCATCGAGCTGTAACTATCAGGATTGGATCGGTACAGATGTGCTCGTATTCTGGGGTTCCGTACCTGGTAACAACCAGCCTGTATCGACGAAATATATGTATGCTGCGAAAAAAGCAGGAACGAAAATCATCCTGATCAACCCGTACAGAGAGCCAGCGATGGAAAAGTACTGGATTCCATCTGTACCGGATAGTGCTTTGTTCGGAACGAAGATTGCGGATGATTTCTACCAAGTGAACATTGGCGGCGATATCGCTTTCATGAACGGCGTGATGAAGATTTGGTTTGAGATGGAGGAAGCCAAGCCAGGTTCTGCGATCAACCATGAATTCATCAAGGAGCATGCGAACGGAATCGAAGAGCTGCGCAAGCATGTGATGAATGAATCATGGGAGAAGATCGTGGAATCCTCCGGTCTCAGCCGCGAGCGTATCAAAGAATTCGCGCAACTGCTCGCCAACTCCCAAAATGGTGTATTCGTATGGAGTATGGGTCTGACTCAGCACAAATTCGGTACGGACAATATTTCTCAGGTAGCCAATCTGGCCATCCTTCGTGGATTCTTGGGTCGCAAGCACACGGGTCTTATGCCAATTCGCGGACACTCCGGCGTACAAGGCTCCGGTGAAATGGGTGCCGACCCGTTCAGCTTGCCGGGTGGAGATTTTGAAGAAAAATCATGGAACCGGATTGAAAAGATCTGGAACTTCCCGATCCCGAAATGGCAAGGAGATATCGTCGGTATTTCTTTGGAAAATGCCGTGTTGCCAGATGGTCACGAGCGCAAGACCAGATTGTTCTATACGAGCGGCGGCAACTTCCTGGAGACGATGCCAGATCCGGACTTCATGCAAAAATGCTTGGAGAGCATAGAAGTGCGTGTGCATCAGGACATCATTTTCAATACATCTACGTTGGTGGATGCAAAAGAAGAAGTGATCGTACTGCCAGCAATGACTCGCTATGAGCAGCCAGGTGGCGGAACTTCGACAAGTACAGAGCGCATGGTTTACTTCAGTGCCGAAGTGGAAGGGCCACGTATTGAAGAAGCGCGTTCGGAATGGGAGATTTACGTAGATCTGGCGGCACGGGTAAATCCAGAGAAAAAGCATCTGATGCACTTCTCAAGCGCAGCCGAAATTCGCGCAGAGATTGCCCTAGCGAATCCGAACTATGACGGTATCCAGCATCTGAAAAACCGCGGAGATGTTTTCCAATGGGGCGGTGCATGGTTGTGTGAAGGTGGCGTATGCCCGACACCGGACGGCCGAGCGAATCTGATTCCGATTGAGATTCCGGATTTGAACAAGCCAGAGGGACACTTCTATGTAACGACTCGTCGCGGCAAGCAGTTCAACTCGATGATTTACAGCAAGAAAGACCCGTTCAACAATGCGGACCGTTATGATATCCTGATCAATGCAGAGGATGCAAAAGAACTGCGCATTGCAGAAGGCGAAAATATCGTCGTTTACAATAAATATGGAACGTTCCAAGGACGGGCCAAATTCGAGGACACCAGACGCGGCAACATTCAAGTACACTGGCCGGAAGGAAACGTACTCATTCCGAAAGGTGTATACGAGACATACGCAGGTATTCCTGAATACAATACAGCCGTGAAGGTTGAAAAAGCGGACACTTTCCACGCCAACAAAGATTTGAAATACGTGGAGAGAGAAGTAGAAGATTTGGAAGTAAACGTCGGCTGA